One window from the genome of Cryptomeria japonica chromosome 6, Sugi_1.0, whole genome shotgun sequence encodes:
- the LOC131876751 gene encoding putative UDP-rhamnose:rhamnosyltransferase 1, whose amino-acid sequence MVELPLPSVEGLPPEADNTADIPIEMADLLKIALDGLQNPFEHLLRRIQPDYIIHDFSQHWAAKFGIPAVYFCIFSASAIAYAAVPSKNKAGETTIEDLTAPPPDYPSSVIAYKPYEASSVLAGYNGHDDGGMTILGQFFESMEACKLMLVRSCFEFSVQNVLDIVLDINKMTLPFPVCVSY is encoded by the coding sequence ATGGTGGAGCTACCACTGCCCTCTGTAGAGGGTCTACCTCCTGAAGCCGACAACACCGCCGATATTCCCATTGAAATGGCAGATCTGTTGAAGATAGCTCTTGACGGCCTCCAGAATCCCTTTGAACACCTTCTACGTCGGATTCAACCGGATTATATAATTCATGATTTCTCACAGCACTGGGCTGCCAAGTTTGGTATCCCCGCTGTTTATTTCTGCATTTTCAGTGCGTCGGCCATCGCTTATGCTGCAGTACCAAGCAAAAACAAGGCCGGGGAAACCACTATAGAGGATTTGACCGCGCCACCGCCGGATTATCCATCGTCTGTCATAGCTTACAAACCATACGAAGCTAGCTCAGTTTTAGCTGGGTATAATGGCCACGACGATGGAGGTATGACAATTTTGGGTCAGTTTTTTGAATCTATGGAGGCATGTAAACTAATGCTCGTCCGATCATGCTTTGAATTCTCTGTACAAAATGTGTTAGATATTGTACTGGATATAAACAAAATGACTCTTCCATTTCCCGTATGCGTTTCTTATTGA